A part of Kitasatospora acidiphila genomic DNA contains:
- a CDS encoding acetate kinase: MREATRILVLNAGSSSVKYQLIEMLDGRRLAVGLVEKIGERTGRLVHTPIHGERRESERVFADHAAALKAVAAELAADGVGLDSPELAAIGHRVVHGGKRFTAPTVITDEVLKEIRRLVPVAPLHNPANITGIEVARALRPDLPQVAVFDTAFHTTIPDHAARYAIDTAVADEHRVRRYGFHGTSHQYVSRATARLLGKDPAEVNVIVLHLGNGASAAAVAGGVCVDTSMGLTPLEGLVMGTRSGDIDPGVVFHLHRVGGLSIDEIDDLLNRRSGLLGLCGENDMREIMRRAEEGDQAATLAFDAYVHRLRKYLGGYYAVLGRVDAIAFTAGVGENAAPVRAAACAGLTELGIEVDPELNSVRSGQARVISPEYSRVVVAVVPTDEELEIAQQAYTVVHQG; encoded by the coding sequence GTGCGTGAGGCGACCCGGATCCTGGTGCTCAACGCCGGCTCCTCGTCGGTCAAGTACCAGCTGATCGAGATGCTGGACGGCCGGCGGCTGGCGGTCGGCCTGGTGGAGAAGATCGGCGAGCGCACCGGTCGGCTGGTGCACACCCCGATCCACGGCGAGCGGCGCGAGTCGGAGCGGGTCTTCGCCGACCACGCGGCCGCGCTCAAGGCGGTGGCCGCCGAGCTGGCCGCCGACGGCGTCGGCCTGGACTCCCCCGAGCTGGCCGCGATCGGCCACCGGGTGGTGCACGGCGGCAAGCGTTTCACCGCACCGACCGTGATCACCGACGAGGTGCTGAAGGAGATCCGCCGGCTGGTCCCGGTGGCTCCGCTGCACAACCCCGCCAACATCACCGGCATCGAGGTGGCCCGGGCGCTGCGCCCCGACCTGCCGCAGGTTGCCGTCTTCGACACCGCCTTCCACACCACCATTCCGGACCACGCGGCCCGCTACGCGATCGACACCGCGGTCGCCGACGAACACCGGGTGCGCCGCTACGGCTTCCACGGCACCTCGCACCAGTACGTCTCCCGGGCCACCGCCCGGCTGCTCGGCAAGGACCCGGCCGAGGTCAATGTGATCGTGCTGCACCTGGGCAACGGCGCCTCCGCGGCCGCGGTGGCCGGCGGGGTCTGCGTGGACACCTCGATGGGCCTGACCCCGCTGGAGGGCCTGGTGATGGGCACCCGTTCGGGTGACATCGACCCGGGCGTGGTGTTCCATCTGCACCGGGTCGGCGGGCTCTCCATCGACGAGATCGACGACCTGCTGAACCGCCGCAGCGGCCTGCTCGGCCTGTGCGGCGAGAACGACATGCGCGAGATCATGCGGCGGGCCGAGGAGGGCGACCAGGCCGCCACGCTCGCCTTCGACGCCTATGTGCACCGGCTGCGCAAGTACCTCGGCGGCTACTACGCGGTGCTCGGCCGGGTGGACGCGATCGCCTTCACCGCGGGCGTGGGCGAGAACGCCGCGCCGGTGCGGGCCGCCGCCTGCGCAGGCCTGACCGAGCTGGGGATCGAGGTCGATCCGGAGCTCAACTCGGTGCGTTCCGGCCAGGCTCGGGTGATTTCACCGGAATACTCGCGAGTAGTGGTCG